In Marinicella rhabdoformis, one genomic interval encodes:
- the mraY gene encoding phospho-N-acetylmuramoyl-pentapeptide-transferase, protein MILWLAELLEGQFSWLNLFGYQTFRAIMAALTALFLSLVLGPWFIRKLQIKQIGQQVRSFGPESHLSKQGTPTMGGAMILAVIIMATLLWSDLDNHYVWLCLYVLFGFGLVGWIDDYRKLILKDSAGLAGRWKYLLQSVFGLTAVLYLYYYGHDSITTQLVLPVFSDFNWNLGWLAIPLGYFVIVGSSNAVNLTDGLDGLAIMPTVLVGSALGIFAYVAGHAGFSDYLLIPFIPGAGEMAVFCAAMAGAGLGFLWFNTYPAQVFMGDVGALALGAALGLVAFITRQEFIFFIMGGVFVMETVSVILQVASFKLTGKRIFRMAPIHHHFELKGWAEPKVIVRFWIISIILVLIGLASLKIR, encoded by the coding sequence ATGATTTTATGGTTGGCTGAATTATTAGAGGGTCAGTTTTCTTGGTTGAACTTGTTTGGCTATCAGACATTTAGGGCCATTATGGCTGCGCTGACCGCGTTGTTTTTGTCATTGGTTTTAGGGCCGTGGTTCATCAGAAAATTACAAATAAAACAAATTGGTCAACAGGTTCGTAGCTTCGGTCCTGAATCTCATTTGAGTAAGCAAGGCACGCCTACCATGGGCGGGGCGATGATTTTAGCGGTCATCATCATGGCTACTTTGTTATGGAGTGATTTAGATAACCATTATGTGTGGTTATGCCTTTATGTGTTGTTTGGCTTTGGCTTGGTTGGCTGGATCGATGATTACAGGAAATTAATACTTAAAGATTCAGCTGGATTGGCAGGACGCTGGAAGTATTTGCTGCAATCTGTTTTCGGTTTAACAGCTGTGTTGTATTTATATTATTACGGTCATGACAGCATCACGACTCAATTGGTGCTTCCTGTATTCAGTGATTTCAACTGGAATTTGGGTTGGTTGGCTATTCCTTTGGGCTATTTTGTCATAGTCGGTTCAAGTAATGCAGTGAACCTTACGGACGGATTGGATGGTTTGGCCATCATGCCAACCGTGTTAGTGGGGTCAGCTTTGGGTATATTTGCTTATGTGGCAGGACATGCCGGCTTTTCTGACTATTTGTTGATCCCTTTTATTCCGGGTGCAGGAGAAATGGCGGTTTTCTGTGCAGCCATGGCGGGTGCCGGATTGGGCTTTTTGTGGTTCAACACATATCCAGCACAAGTGTTTATGGGTGATGTAGGTGCTTTGGCTTTAGGGGCGGCTTTGGGGTTGGTGGCATTTATAACCAGACAAGAATTTATATTTTTTATCATGGGTGGTGTGTTTGTAATGGAAACTGTTTCGGTGATTTTGCAGGTGGCATCCTTCAAATTGACAGGCAAACGGATCTTTAGAATGGCGCCCATTCACCACCATTTTGAATTAAAAGGTTGGGCTGAGCCGAAAGTGATAGTGAGGTTTTGGATCATTTCGATTATTTTGGTTTTGATTGGTTTGGCCAGTCTGAAGATCAGGTAA
- a CDS encoding UDP-N-acetylmuramoyl-tripeptide--D-alanyl-D-alanine ligase — protein MIKMNLHQICAVVGGSMVGKEVRIHGVSTDSRTVEKGQLFVALKGEHFNGESFCQQAVARGAAAVMVSDAVEVDVPQLICENTLEALEALAKAWLRQCDVRVVAVTGSNGKTTVKNMLHAILSQSHRCFATPGNWNNEIGVPLSLLQLSPEDDFAVIEMGAAQIGDIAHLTELVKPDVALVNNVSNAHVGRFGSIENIAIGKGEIYEALADNGVAIINGDDVFKKMWQMSVSSQQLTFGGSESSDVRLLEATGTTQIMLPGEHVITIDLPVLGRHNQMNAAAAVAVAVSLAIEEHDMVAGLASFIPEKGRMECAGSINNTLIIDDSYNANLASAKAAIDVLQVMKSPSVLVMGDMAELGEFAVQMHEEIGLYADTKGIDTVLAVGKYAGAVCSQRKTKCEAFNDVDAVIEALKSEYLVGGTVLVKGSRSMQLERVVDALVQQEVRL, from the coding sequence ATGATTAAGATGAATTTACATCAAATTTGTGCTGTTGTTGGTGGCAGCATGGTGGGTAAAGAAGTGCGTATCCATGGTGTCAGTACTGATTCAAGAACTGTAGAAAAAGGCCAGTTATTTGTTGCTTTAAAAGGTGAACATTTTAATGGTGAAAGTTTTTGTCAACAAGCAGTGGCTCGAGGTGCCGCGGCTGTGATGGTATCAGACGCGGTAGAAGTGGATGTGCCACAGTTGATTTGTGAAAACACTTTAGAAGCATTGGAAGCATTGGCAAAAGCATGGTTGCGTCAATGTGATGTGAGGGTGGTGGCTGTCACAGGTTCTAATGGTAAAACCACGGTCAAAAATATGCTGCATGCCATATTGTCTCAAAGTCACAGGTGTTTTGCTACGCCCGGTAATTGGAACAATGAAATAGGTGTGCCGTTGAGTTTGCTGCAACTGAGCCCCGAAGACGATTTTGCTGTGATTGAAATGGGCGCTGCACAGATTGGTGACATTGCTCATTTAACGGAACTGGTTAAGCCTGATGTGGCGCTGGTTAATAACGTGTCAAATGCCCATGTGGGACGTTTTGGTTCCATAGAAAATATTGCCATTGGTAAAGGTGAGATATATGAAGCGTTGGCTGATAATGGTGTGGCCATTATCAATGGAGATGATGTTTTCAAGAAAATGTGGCAAATGTCTGTATCTTCACAACAATTGACTTTTGGTGGCAGCGAATCATCGGATGTGCGGTTATTGGAAGCCACAGGGACAACACAAATCATGTTACCGGGTGAGCACGTCATAACAATTGACTTGCCTGTATTAGGGCGACACAACCAAATGAATGCAGCAGCGGCTGTAGCTGTTGCTGTGAGTTTGGCGATTGAAGAGCATGACATGGTGGCGGGGTTAGCATCATTTATACCTGAAAAAGGCCGAATGGAATGTGCAGGCAGCATCAATAACACCCTGATTATTGATGACAGTTACAATGCAAATTTAGCATCTGCCAAGGCAGCTATTGACGTCTTACAAGTGATGAAGTCACCATCAGTTTTGGTTATGGGCGACATGGCAGAATTAGGTGAGTTCGCAGTTCAAATGCACGAAGAAATTGGATTGTATGCTGACACAAAAGGTATCGATACAGTGCTTGCTGTAGGTAAGTATGCTGGTGCAGTCTGTAGTCAGAGAAAAACAAAATGCGAAGCATTCAATGATGTTGATGCAGTTATTGAAGCATTGAAATCAGAGTATCTGGTGGGTGGTACTGTTTTAGTAAAAGGGTCGCGCAGCATGCAATTAGAGCGTGTGGTTGATGCATTGGTTCAACAAGAGGTAAGGTTATGA
- a CDS encoding UDP-N-acetylmuramoyl-L-alanyl-D-glutamate--2,6-diaminopimelate ligase — translation MSKLLSDVISACGAQIEVADIPVKDLRIDSRAVNKGDVFLAVKGQLGHGSTYISAAIEQGAAAVLTDKKVDVDADVPIIFIERLGELLGDLSHYFYNQPSEKLKVLAVTGTNGKTSVAWFLMHALNHLGESHGQKAGYIGTLGVGTKGELDTLKNTTPSVVDVHRLLAGFLLQGMTHVCIEVSSHALDQGRIEGVYVEQALFTNLSRDHLDYHETMVNYAKAKYQLFDHFCSEQAIINKDDSCGQEWLSQGVNSSEIITYGISADADWKAGNIISNECGLRFDMSFGEGTIHVDSRLMGRFNVENLLLVAASLHAMTVSMNDIATVLNQLEAVPGRMDVVDLNVGDQATWVVDYAHTPDALSSVLSSLRSHVSGRLFCVFGCGGDRDKGKRALMGQAAEQASDVVIITDDNPRYESPKAIVEGVLAGMKEQHEVVHLRSQALKHAKHLSQTGDVILVAGKGHEDYQEIEGVRSPYNDIETIKAMYEVAA, via the coding sequence ATGAGTAAGTTGTTGTCAGATGTCATCTCGGCCTGTGGAGCGCAAATTGAAGTGGCTGATATTCCAGTAAAGGATTTACGGATTGACAGCAGGGCCGTTAATAAGGGTGATGTGTTCCTGGCTGTTAAGGGCCAGTTAGGTCATGGGTCTACATATATTTCTGCAGCCATTGAACAAGGTGCAGCAGCAGTGTTGACAGATAAAAAAGTGGATGTCGATGCGGATGTGCCAATCATATTTATTGAGCGATTGGGTGAGTTGCTTGGCGATTTGTCTCATTACTTTTATAACCAACCAAGTGAAAAGTTGAAAGTGTTGGCGGTTACTGGGACCAATGGAAAGACTTCGGTTGCATGGTTTTTAATGCATGCATTGAACCACCTGGGTGAAAGTCACGGTCAGAAAGCGGGCTATATTGGTACCTTAGGTGTAGGCACCAAAGGTGAATTGGACACATTGAAGAACACAACCCCTTCAGTTGTAGATGTTCATAGGTTGCTGGCAGGTTTCTTATTACAAGGGATGACACATGTTTGTATTGAAGTGTCTTCTCATGCTTTGGATCAAGGGCGAATAGAAGGTGTATATGTTGAACAGGCATTGTTCACAAATTTAAGTCGTGACCATTTAGATTACCATGAAACCATGGTCAATTATGCAAAAGCAAAATACCAGTTATTTGACCATTTTTGCAGTGAGCAGGCGATTATTAATAAGGACGATTCATGTGGACAGGAGTGGCTGAGTCAGGGTGTCAATAGCAGCGAAATCATCACCTATGGTATCAGTGCAGATGCTGACTGGAAGGCGGGAAATATCATATCAAATGAGTGTGGTTTGAGATTTGATATGTCTTTTGGTGAAGGAACAATTCATGTTGATTCTAGATTGATGGGGCGTTTTAACGTTGAAAACCTGTTATTGGTTGCGGCAAGTTTACATGCAATGACTGTTTCTATGAATGATATAGCGACTGTATTGAATCAGTTGGAAGCAGTACCTGGACGAATGGATGTTGTTGATTTAAACGTTGGTGATCAGGCCACTTGGGTTGTGGATTATGCACACACACCTGATGCTTTGTCTTCGGTACTTAGCTCGTTAAGGAGTCATGTTTCAGGGCGTTTATTTTGTGTGTTTGGCTGTGGTGGAGATAGGGACAAAGGAAAGCGTGCCTTGATGGGCCAAGCAGCTGAGCAAGCGTCAGATGTGGTCATCATCACAGATGACAACCCGAGGTATGAGTCGCCAAAAGCAATAGTTGAAGGTGTGTTGGCAGGAATGAAGGAGCAGCATGAAGTCGTTCACCTCAGAAGTCAGGCGCTTAAACATGCCAAGCACTTGAGTCAAACTGGAGATGTGATTTTGGTGGCTGGAAAAGGACATGAAGATTACCAAGAAATTGAAGGCGTCAGGAGTCCGTACAACGACATTGAAACCATCAAAGCAATGTATGAGGTGGCCGCATGA